In the Primulina huaijiensis isolate GDHJ02 unplaced genomic scaffold, ASM1229523v2 C13275617, whole genome shotgun sequence genome, CTTTCTTACCATGCCTGGAATAAGGCCTGGAGGGAACAAAGGATATGCTGGCGGTTTTTCCACAACTATGCCAGGAGTAGGCAGCTGGGGAGGTGGTTGACTTGACTGTAGAACAGATGGTGGGACAGGGGAAGATCCTAAAAACCCACTAGAAGGGACTGAAGTGGGATGAAATTGTTGAGTTGGTACCGATGGTACCGGAGGAACTTGTTTATTTGCATATTCTTGATTTGGCACATTGGGAATGGAGCTGTGCATATCAGGTTGCCATTGTGATGAATTATGATTTGCCACCTGGTGTAGGCCTGTTACAGACACAAAACCATCAGCAAAGGAGATGGAGTATGTTGAAAACGTATGAACTCAAGTTGATACACCGATATGTTGGTTAAAGAGTCGAAGCTAGAACCTTTATCAAAAGATTTTCACTCAAATAATCTaagttgttttttctttttccaaagAAAGGGATAAAGCTACCTGGGGCAGCAGTAGATCCTCCTCCAATACCAGATAAGTCTCTGTGAGAACCTGGAAAATAACTCGGTGGCAGCCCATTTGTCATCTCATTTTCTAGTACACGAATGGTATCCTGATCATAAACTTCTTTGGAGGCCCAGAAgtgtaaaattttattaagtCGAGACTGGTTTTCCTCCATGTTCTGTGGGTTGTGGTATATCCTTGCCAACATAGAGCCCAAAACCGGCTTAAATGCAAAGGCCTCGTTATCAAGCTCGTGAGGATTGGTCCGCCTCTGCAAGCTGTACAAAATATCCAAAAGTAAATATGTGTCAACAGAAAGCGAGTTCTTGAATAAGGGGCAAAACTTCCAGATGttgaaatatcaaatttttttaggaACAAAATACACTGTGTTCATATTTCC is a window encoding:
- the LOC140965486 gene encoding uncharacterized protein, with the protein product MQRSTFAAALAEALRDRLFALDDSEGQLHIVYLANDILFDSLQRRTNPHELDNEAFAFKPVLGSMLARIYHNPQNMEENQSRLNKILHFWASKEVYDQDTIRVLENEMTNGLPPSYFPGSHRDLSGIGGGSTAAPGLHQVANHNSSQWQPDMHSSIPNVPNQEYANKQVPPVPSVPTQQFHPTSVPSSGFLGSSPVPPSVLQSSQPPPQLPTPGIVVEKPPAYPLFPPGLIPGM